A region from the Hypericibacter adhaerens genome encodes:
- a CDS encoding isoprenyl transferase, giving the protein MEPLPVSSDQVAPLHVAIIMDGNGRWAKARGLPRVIGHQRGAEAARRTVQGAVELGIGYLTLFGFSSENWSRPTAEIDDLMQLLRFYLEREVEELHRNGIRLSVIGDRQRLSPAIVRLIERAEALTSANARMRLTMALSYGGRAEIASAARRIALDVAEGRLSAERIDENLIQHYLFTADMPDPDLVIRTSGEKRISNFLLWQSAYAELVFVDKFWPDFGKDDLAAAIHEFGGRERRYGRSA; this is encoded by the coding sequence ATGGAACCTCTGCCCGTATCCTCCGATCAGGTTGCGCCGCTGCACGTCGCGATCATCATGGACGGCAACGGTCGCTGGGCGAAGGCCCGCGGCCTGCCGCGCGTGATCGGCCATCAGCGCGGCGCCGAGGCGGCGAGGCGCACCGTACAGGGGGCCGTGGAGCTGGGAATCGGCTATCTGACGCTGTTCGGGTTCTCGTCGGAGAACTGGAGCCGCCCAACGGCCGAGATCGACGATCTCATGCAGCTCCTGCGCTTCTATCTGGAGCGCGAGGTCGAAGAGCTGCACCGCAACGGGATCCGCCTGTCGGTCATCGGCGACCGCCAGCGCCTGAGCCCCGCCATCGTCCGCCTGATCGAGCGCGCCGAGGCCTTGACCAGCGCCAACGCTCGCATGCGTCTTACCATGGCGCTGTCCTATGGCGGCCGGGCCGAGATCGCATCGGCGGCGCGGCGCATCGCGCTCGATGTGGCCGAGGGACGTCTCTCGGCCGAGCGCATCGACGAGAACCTGATCCAGCACTACCTGTTCACGGCCGACATGCCGGATCCAGATCTGGTGATCCGAACCAGCGGCGAGAAGCGCATCAGCAACTTCCTGCTGTGGCAGTCGGCCTATGCGGAGCTGGTCTTCGTCGACAAGTTCTGGCCCGATTTCGGCAAGGACGACCTCGCAGCGGCCATCCACGAGTTCGGCGGGCGCGAACGACGCTACGGCCGTTCCGCGTGA
- the bamA gene encoding outer membrane protein assembly factor BamA, translating to MRVWCKVFLLALGLFLTGGLLQAVHAQDFFTGEPISDIRVEGNQRIESETVRSYMQISPGDPFEPVRVDRALKALFATGLFADVTFQRDGRTLVVVVKENPIINELAFEGNDRIDDKQLQSEVQLRPRTVYTQTRVQEDTKRILELYRRSGRYAATVEPKVIPLDQNRVNLVFEINEGSLTTVERIDFVGNKAFSDSTLRDQILTKETAFYRFLTNSDIYDPDRLAADQDALTKYYTSNGYADFEVVSAVAELSSDLKSFFITFTVDEGDLYNFGKINVDSRLKDLDPETLQQYLETSEGDTYDSSAVQKSIDQMTTAIGTLGYAFVKIEPRLERATDDKGNKIINLTYVVEEGPRVFVNRIDITGNVRTLDKVIRREFRISEGDAFNSTKLTRTRQRIQNLGFFSKVDISAKPADEPDKIDLAVNVEEQSTGELTFGIGYSTGDGPLGQINLRERNLLGLGQDLRLDFTISGRNSQVNLSYTDPYFMDEPIAAGVDAFRTETDRSESSFQQSRLGGGLRAAYDIQEYLRQTWRYRFTRNDIYDVDNDASLAIKQQKGVSYSSLVGQDLIYDRRDNRFDPRTGYYLQLSTDFSGLGGDVYYAAGEVYGGYYYTFLGDITASAEGQVGYIQGVFGDDVRIIDSFSLGGNTFRGFKIGGLGPRDRATGDFLGGNMYYVGSIQLAFPLGLPEEYQIRGRVFSDFGSLWNSDLSTPTSVDENVLRVSIGSGITWKSPFGPIAVDLAYPIVKQDYDKEEYFRFSVGTRF from the coding sequence GTGCGGGTCTGGTGCAAGGTTTTCCTGCTGGCGCTTGGATTGTTTCTGACCGGTGGCTTGCTGCAGGCGGTACACGCCCAGGACTTCTTCACGGGCGAACCGATCTCCGACATCCGCGTCGAAGGCAATCAGCGTATCGAATCGGAAACGGTTCGTTCCTACATGCAGATTTCGCCGGGCGATCCGTTCGAGCCGGTGCGAGTGGACCGCGCCCTCAAGGCGCTGTTCGCCACCGGCCTGTTCGCGGACGTCACCTTCCAGCGCGACGGCCGGACGCTCGTGGTGGTGGTCAAGGAAAACCCGATCATCAACGAGCTGGCGTTCGAGGGTAACGACCGCATCGACGACAAGCAGCTCCAGAGCGAAGTGCAGCTGCGTCCGCGCACGGTCTATACCCAGACCCGCGTCCAGGAAGACACCAAGCGCATCCTCGAGCTCTACCGTCGTTCGGGCCGCTACGCGGCGACCGTCGAGCCCAAGGTCATCCCGCTGGACCAGAACCGCGTCAATCTGGTCTTCGAGATCAACGAGGGCTCGTTGACCACGGTCGAGCGCATCGACTTCGTCGGCAACAAGGCCTTCAGCGACAGCACCCTGCGCGACCAGATCCTGACCAAGGAGACGGCCTTCTACCGTTTCCTCACCAACTCCGACATCTACGATCCCGACCGGCTCGCGGCGGACCAGGATGCGCTGACGAAATACTACACCTCGAACGGCTACGCCGATTTCGAGGTCGTGTCGGCCGTGGCCGAGCTCTCGTCCGACCTGAAATCATTCTTCATCACCTTCACGGTCGATGAAGGCGATCTCTACAACTTCGGCAAGATCAACGTCGATTCCCGGCTCAAGGACCTCGATCCCGAGACGCTTCAGCAATATCTGGAGACGAGCGAAGGGGATACCTACGATTCCTCCGCGGTGCAGAAATCGATCGACCAGATGACGACGGCGATCGGCACGCTGGGCTACGCCTTCGTCAAGATCGAGCCCCGGCTGGAGCGCGCGACCGACGACAAGGGCAACAAGATCATCAACCTGACCTATGTGGTCGAGGAAGGGCCCCGCGTCTTCGTCAACCGGATCGACATCACCGGCAACGTGCGCACGCTCGACAAGGTCATCCGCCGCGAGTTCCGCATCTCCGAGGGCGACGCCTTCAACAGCACCAAGCTCACGCGCACGCGCCAGCGCATCCAGAACCTGGGCTTCTTCAGCAAGGTCGACATCTCCGCGAAACCCGCGGACGAGCCCGACAAGATCGACCTCGCGGTCAACGTCGAGGAGCAGTCGACCGGCGAATTGACCTTCGGCATCGGCTACTCCACCGGCGACGGTCCGCTGGGCCAGATCAACCTGCGCGAACGCAACCTGCTGGGCCTCGGTCAGGATCTGCGGCTGGATTTCACCATCTCGGGCCGCAATTCGCAGGTCAATCTGAGCTACACCGATCCCTATTTCATGGACGAGCCGATCGCGGCCGGCGTCGATGCGTTCCGCACCGAGACCGACCGCAGCGAGAGCTCGTTCCAGCAGAGCCGTCTCGGCGGCGGCCTGCGCGCGGCCTACGATATCCAGGAATATCTGCGCCAGACTTGGCGGTATCGCTTCACGCGCAACGACATCTACGACGTCGACAACGATGCCTCGCTCGCCATCAAGCAGCAGAAGGGCGTCTCCTACAGCTCGCTGGTCGGCCAGGACCTGATCTACGACCGGCGCGACAACCGCTTCGATCCGCGCACCGGCTATTACCTGCAGCTGTCGACCGACTTCTCGGGCCTGGGCGGCGACGTGTATTACGCCGCGGGCGAGGTCTATGGCGGCTACTACTACACCTTCCTCGGCGACATCACCGCCAGCGCCGAAGGGCAGGTGGGCTATATCCAGGGCGTCTTTGGCGACGACGTCCGAATCATCGATTCGTTCAGCCTCGGCGGAAATACCTTCCGCGGATTCAAGATCGGCGGCCTCGGCCCCCGCGACCGGGCCACGGGCGACTTCCTGGGTGGCAACATGTATTACGTGGGCTCCATCCAGCTCGCCTTTCCCCTCGGATTGCCTGAGGAATATCAAATCCGTGGGCGTGTTTTCTCCGATTTTGGTTCGCTTTGGAATTCGGACCTGAGCACCCCCACCTCGGTTGACGAGAATGTGTTGCGCGTTTCGATCGGCTCGGGCATTACTTGGAAATCCCCCTTCGGACCGATCGCCGTGGACTTGGCGTATCCGATCGTGAAGCAGGATTACGACAAGGAAGAGTACTTCCGTTTCAGCGTAGGAACGAGATTCTAG
- a CDS encoding phosphatidate cytidylyltransferase, translating into MTAPAGSGAPGAVGSLTRRALAALVLMPVVLGALWLGNPVWTILIAIAAGAMGWEWRRLTSRGSMGAIGWAMVALVAVVVLLPLSGRLDLALWLLAGGTLLLGLAAGMREGASHAGWLAAGILYVALPALSLAWLRDIPEAGLATLLWLLILVWAIDTAAYAAGKLIGGPKLIPRISPNKTWAGLAGGALGALVVGYVAARWIGQASPWPLACLSFLLAFIEQAGDAFESAVKRHFGVKDSSGLIPGHGGMLDRVDGLVAVALAVAGFVLVTGVAPLASDWP; encoded by the coding sequence GTGACGGCGCCCGCCGGTTCCGGCGCGCCAGGCGCCGTCGGCTCGCTGACGCGGCGTGCTCTGGCCGCGCTGGTCCTGATGCCGGTGGTGCTGGGCGCGCTCTGGCTTGGCAATCCCGTCTGGACAATCCTGATCGCCATCGCCGCCGGCGCCATGGGCTGGGAATGGCGCCGTCTGACCAGCCGCGGATCCATGGGTGCGATCGGCTGGGCGATGGTGGCGCTGGTGGCCGTTGTCGTCCTGCTCCCGCTGTCGGGAAGGCTCGATCTCGCCCTGTGGCTCCTGGCCGGCGGAACCTTGCTCCTGGGCCTGGCCGCCGGGATGCGGGAGGGCGCCTCTCATGCCGGCTGGCTCGCCGCCGGCATCCTCTATGTGGCGCTGCCGGCGTTGTCCCTGGCGTGGCTGCGCGACATCCCCGAGGCCGGCCTCGCCACGCTGCTCTGGCTGCTGATCCTGGTCTGGGCGATCGACACCGCCGCCTACGCGGCGGGAAAGCTCATCGGCGGGCCCAAGCTCATTCCCCGGATCTCGCCCAACAAGACCTGGGCGGGGCTGGCGGGGGGCGCGCTGGGCGCCCTGGTCGTCGGCTATGTCGCCGCACGGTGGATCGGGCAGGCGAGCCCCTGGCCGCTCGCTTGCCTCAGCTTCCTGCTCGCCTTCATCGAGCAGGCCGGCGATGCCTTCGAATCCGCGGTGAAGCGGCATTTCGGCGTTAAGGATAGTTCAGGTCTGATCCCCGGCCATGGCGGCATGCTCGACCGGGTGGACGGGCTGGTGGCCGTGGCCCTTGCGGTTGCGGGATTCGTGCTGGTCACCGGCGTCGCACCTCTTGCAAGCGACTGGCCGTGA
- the frr gene encoding ribosome recycling factor, with protein sequence MNDLRRRMDSALEALQREFSGLRTGRASAHLLDKVVVKAYGSDMPINQVGNVNVPEPRLISVQVWDRGLVVAVEKAIREAGLGLNPVTDGQLVRIPIPELSQERRQELTKIAHKYAEQARVAVRNVRREGMDQLKKMEKDGKISQDDHRHRSDEVQKMTDGHIKRVDEALAQKEKEILQV encoded by the coding sequence ATGAATGACCTCCGTCGCCGCATGGACAGCGCGCTGGAGGCGTTGCAGCGCGAGTTCTCCGGCCTCAGGACCGGCCGCGCCTCGGCCCATCTGCTCGACAAGGTCGTGGTCAAGGCCTATGGCAGCGACATGCCGATCAACCAGGTCGGCAATGTCAACGTGCCGGAGCCGCGCCTGATCTCGGTGCAGGTCTGGGATCGCGGCCTGGTGGTCGCGGTCGAGAAGGCCATCCGCGAGGCGGGCCTCGGCCTCAATCCCGTGACCGACGGCCAGCTGGTCCGCATCCCGATCCCGGAGCTCAGCCAGGAGCGGCGCCAGGAGCTCACCAAGATCGCGCATAAATATGCGGAGCAGGCGCGCGTCGCCGTCCGCAATGTGCGCCGCGAGGGCATGGATCAGCTGAAGAAGATGGAGAAGGACGGCAAGATCTCCCAGGACGATCACCGCCACCGCTCGGACGAGGTCCAGAAGATGACCGACGGCCATATCAAGCGGGTGGACGAGGCGCTCGCCCAGAAGGAGAAGGAGATCCTTCAGGTCTGA
- the pyrH gene encoding UMP kinase: MSEQLAKKATPADVPGRFRRVLLKLSGEALMGSREFGLDPATVERTAREVAAASRLGFELCLVIGGGNIFRGIAGAAQGMQRASADYMGMLATVINALAMQNALENMGVQTRVLSAIPMSTVCEPYIRRRAQRHLEKGRVVICAAGTGNPFFTTDTAAALRASELGCQALMKGTKVDGVYSADPKLHPDAKRFDRLTYLEVLSKDLKVMDASAISLARESKIPVVVFSMQKDGALADVLAGRGKFTIITDEV, translated from the coding sequence ATGTCGGAGCAACTCGCGAAGAAGGCCACCCCCGCCGACGTTCCCGGTCGTTTCCGACGCGTTCTGCTGAAGCTGTCCGGCGAGGCCCTGATGGGCTCGCGCGAGTTCGGCCTGGACCCGGCGACGGTCGAGCGCACCGCGCGCGAGGTGGCGGCCGCGAGCCGGCTCGGTTTCGAGCTCTGCCTCGTCATCGGCGGCGGCAATATCTTCCGCGGCATCGCCGGCGCCGCCCAGGGCATGCAGCGCGCGAGCGCCGACTACATGGGCATGCTCGCCACCGTCATCAACGCGCTCGCGATGCAGAACGCGCTCGAGAACATGGGCGTGCAGACGCGCGTGCTCTCCGCCATCCCGATGTCCACCGTCTGCGAGCCCTATATCCGCCGGCGCGCGCAGCGCCACCTGGAGAAGGGCCGCGTGGTGATCTGCGCGGCAGGCACCGGCAACCCCTTCTTCACCACCGACACGGCCGCCGCCTTGCGCGCCTCGGAGCTGGGCTGCCAGGCCCTGATGAAGGGCACCAAGGTCGACGGCGTCTACAGCGCCGACCCGAAGCTCCATCCCGATGCCAAGCGCTTCGACCGCCTGACCTATTTGGAGGTCCTGTCGAAGGACCTCAAAGTCATGGACGCCTCCGCCATCTCGCTCGCCCGGGAAAGCAAGATTCCCGTGGTCGTGTTCTCGATGCAGAAGGATGGCGCGCTCGCCGACGTCCTCGCCGGACGCGGCAAATTCACGATCATTACGGACGAGGTATAG
- the tsf gene encoding translation elongation factor Ts, with amino-acid sequence MAEVSAALVKELREKTGAGMMDCKKALNETAGDLEQAVDWLRKKGLAAAAKKSGRVAAEGLVGVAAEGTHGAVVEVNAETDFVARNEQFQDFVRKVTAIAAAKGADIAALAQQAYPGEGKSVAEKLTQLIATIGENMNLRRAAEVKVGQGIVASYVHNATVPGLGKIGVLVGLESTGDKEKLTALGKQLAMHVAAANPQALTIAEVDPKQLERERSILAEQARASGKPEEIIAKMVEGRLRKYYEDVVLLEQLYVVDGESRVKQIVEQAAKTVGAPVKLVGFVRMALGEGIEREQKDFAAEVAAQLGH; translated from the coding sequence ATGGCTGAGGTATCCGCAGCGCTGGTGAAGGAACTGCGCGAAAAGACCGGCGCAGGGATGATGGACTGCAAGAAGGCGCTGAACGAGACGGCCGGCGATCTGGAGCAGGCGGTCGACTGGCTGCGCAAGAAGGGCCTGGCCGCGGCCGCCAAGAAGTCCGGCCGCGTCGCGGCCGAGGGCCTCGTCGGCGTGGCCGCCGAAGGCACGCACGGCGCCGTGGTCGAGGTCAATGCCGAGACCGATTTCGTGGCGCGCAACGAGCAGTTCCAGGATTTCGTCCGCAAGGTGACGGCGATCGCCGCCGCCAAGGGCGCCGATATCGCGGCCCTCGCCCAGCAGGCCTATCCCGGCGAAGGCAAATCCGTGGCCGAGAAATTGACGCAATTGATCGCCACGATCGGCGAGAACATGAATCTGCGCCGTGCGGCCGAGGTAAAGGTGGGGCAGGGCATCGTGGCCAGCTATGTCCACAACGCGACCGTTCCCGGCCTTGGCAAGATCGGCGTGCTGGTGGGCCTGGAATCCACCGGCGACAAGGAGAAGCTGACGGCGCTCGGCAAGCAGCTCGCCATGCATGTGGCCGCGGCCAACCCGCAGGCGCTGACCATCGCCGAGGTCGACCCGAAGCAGCTCGAGCGCGAGCGCTCGATCCTGGCAGAGCAGGCGCGGGCGTCGGGCAAGCCGGAGGAGATCATCGCCAAGATGGTCGAAGGCCGCTTGCGGAAATACTACGAGGACGTGGTGCTGCTGGAGCAGCTCTATGTCGTCGACGGCGAGAGCCGGGTGAAGCAGATCGTTGAACAGGCCGCCAAGACGGTCGGCGCGCCGGTGAAGCTGGTCGGGTTCGTCCGGATGGCGCTGGGCGAGGGCATCGAACGCGAGCAGAAGGACTTCGCGGCGGAGGTTGCGGCCCAGCTCGGCCATTGA
- the rpsB gene encoding 30S ribosomal protein S2: MAMPTFTMRQLLESGVHFGHHTRRWNPKMAPYIFGVRNGVHILDLEQTVPMLYQALQAVRDVVAGGGRVLFVGTKRPASDKIAEAAKRCGQYYVNHRWLGGMLSNWKTISNSIKRLRELDEKLAEGGQGFTKKELLQLTRERDKLERALGGIKEMGGRPDILFIIDTNKEAIAVAEARKLGIPVAAVVDSNSDPANITYPIPGNDDATRAIAMYCDLVSDAVLDGLQAEAIATGADVGEAEQVPAEQLPSAGQDEAQPSA, encoded by the coding sequence ATGGCAATGCCGACTTTCACCATGCGCCAGCTCCTGGAGTCTGGCGTTCATTTCGGCCATCACACCCGCCGCTGGAATCCGAAGATGGCGCCGTACATCTTCGGCGTCCGCAATGGCGTCCATATCCTCGATCTCGAGCAGACCGTGCCGATGCTCTATCAGGCGCTGCAGGCGGTCCGCGACGTGGTCGCGGGCGGCGGGCGCGTGCTCTTCGTCGGCACCAAGCGGCCGGCCTCCGACAAGATCGCCGAGGCGGCCAAGCGCTGCGGCCAGTATTACGTCAATCACCGCTGGCTCGGCGGCATGCTGTCGAACTGGAAGACCATCTCCAACTCGATCAAGCGGCTGCGCGAGCTCGACGAGAAGCTGGCCGAGGGCGGCCAGGGCTTCACCAAGAAGGAGCTGCTGCAGCTGACGCGCGAGCGCGACAAGCTGGAGCGGGCGCTGGGCGGGATCAAGGAGATGGGCGGCCGTCCGGACATCCTCTTCATCATCGACACCAACAAGGAAGCCATCGCCGTCGCCGAGGCCCGCAAGCTGGGCATTCCGGTCGCGGCCGTGGTCGACAGCAACTCCGATCCGGCGAACATCACCTACCCGATCCCGGGGAATGACGACGCCACGCGCGCGATCGCGATGTATTGCGATCTCGTCTCGGATGCCGTCCTCGACGGTCTTCAGGCCGAGGCCATCGCCACCGGCGCCGATGTCGGCGAGGCCGAGCAGGTGCCGGCCGAGCAGCTGCCGTCGGCCGGCCAGGACGAGGCCCAGCCCTCCGCCTGA
- the rseP gene encoding RIP metalloprotease RseP, which produces MLDFLPPVLQYPVSFVAVLTVVVFVHELGHYLIARWAGVKVEVFSIGFGPELFGFTDGHGTRWKVSVLPLGGYVKMFGDREDAEAGEAPRPMTAHERSVSFFHKPVVRRMAIVVAGPAANYVFAAIVFAILFTSYGQQVSSTTIGTVVEGSAAARAGILPGDKIVSLNGQSVTRFDQIARTVEIGLNEPLAIDLVRDGQPMTLHAVPDVVVLTDNFGNQHSAGRLGIGSDGTAEVIHYGPVQAAGAALRETANATSNILKAVWQMIVGTRSSGELGGILRIGKMSGDVAKLGFPAWVTFTAVLSINLGLINLFPVPMLDGGHLVFYMAEAARGRRLSARAEEWGLRIGLAMVLTLFVFATWNDLVSLEIFKHFRTLIG; this is translated from the coding sequence ATGCTCGATTTCCTGCCGCCGGTCCTGCAATACCCCGTCAGCTTCGTCGCGGTGCTGACCGTCGTGGTCTTCGTCCACGAGCTGGGCCATTACCTGATCGCGCGCTGGGCCGGGGTGAAGGTCGAGGTGTTCTCGATCGGTTTCGGCCCCGAGCTGTTCGGCTTCACCGACGGCCATGGCACCCGCTGGAAGGTCTCGGTCCTGCCGCTCGGCGGCTATGTGAAGATGTTCGGCGACCGCGAGGATGCCGAGGCCGGCGAAGCGCCTCGGCCGATGACCGCCCACGAGCGCTCGGTATCCTTCTTCCACAAGCCGGTGGTCCGCCGCATGGCGATCGTGGTCGCCGGTCCCGCGGCGAACTACGTCTTCGCCGCCATCGTCTTCGCCATCCTCTTCACCAGCTACGGCCAGCAGGTTTCCTCGACCACGATCGGCACGGTCGTCGAGGGCAGCGCCGCCGCACGGGCAGGGATCCTGCCCGGCGACAAGATCGTCAGCCTCAATGGCCAGAGCGTGACGCGCTTCGATCAGATCGCGCGTACCGTGGAGATCGGCCTCAACGAGCCTCTGGCCATCGACCTCGTGCGCGACGGTCAGCCGATGACCCTCCACGCGGTTCCCGATGTCGTCGTGCTGACCGACAATTTCGGCAACCAGCACAGCGCCGGCCGCCTCGGGATCGGCAGCGACGGTACCGCGGAAGTCATCCATTACGGTCCTGTGCAGGCGGCGGGAGCCGCGCTGCGCGAGACCGCGAATGCCACCTCCAACATCCTCAAGGCCGTGTGGCAGATGATCGTCGGCACGCGCTCGAGCGGCGAGCTCGGCGGCATCCTGCGGATCGGCAAGATGTCGGGCGACGTCGCCAAGCTCGGATTTCCGGCCTGGGTCACCTTCACGGCCGTGCTGTCGATCAATCTCGGCCTGATCAATTTGTTCCCGGTACCGATGCTCGATGGCGGGCATCTCGTGTTCTACATGGCCGAAGCCGCGCGCGGCCGGCGCCTCTCCGCCAGAGCCGAGGAATGGGGTTTGCGGATCGGGTTGGCTATGGTATTGACGCTATTCGTCTTTGCGACCTGGAATGACCTGGTGTCGCTGGAGATTTTCAAGCATTTCCGAACCCTGATCGGCTGA
- a CDS encoding OmpH family outer membrane protein yields MKNSRYRQLALAMLALAVLAPSAAPRAHAETAQPATQQAPLNIAVIDIQQILRDSTAAKSVRAQVDKQKDAYQAQIAQQENALRDADKKLAEQRATLSADDFAKKQDQLRQQMDQLRQNSEKLKQQLEDAFNAGMGQVSQALAGVLTDIAKQRSLTLVLDKRAVPLSANSFDITADALKGLNAKLPSVTIPKPASQ; encoded by the coding sequence ATGAAGAACTCAAGGTATCGCCAGCTGGCGTTGGCCATGCTGGCGCTTGCCGTGTTGGCGCCCAGCGCAGCCCCGAGAGCGCACGCTGAGACGGCCCAGCCTGCAACCCAGCAGGCTCCCCTCAACATCGCCGTCATCGACATCCAGCAGATCCTGCGGGATTCCACCGCGGCCAAATCGGTTCGCGCCCAGGTGGACAAGCAGAAGGATGCCTATCAGGCCCAGATCGCGCAGCAGGAGAACGCGCTGCGGGACGCGGACAAGAAGCTGGCCGAGCAGCGAGCGACCCTGTCGGCGGACGACTTCGCCAAGAAGCAGGACCAGCTTCGCCAGCAGATGGACCAGTTGCGGCAGAACTCCGAGAAGCTGAAGCAACAGCTCGAGGACGCGTTCAATGCCGGCATGGGACAGGTCAGCCAGGCGCTGGCCGGGGTGCTGACCGACATCGCCAAGCAGCGCAGCCTCACCCTGGTTCTCGACAAGCGGGCCGTGCCGCTGAGCGCGAACAGCTTCGACATCACCGCCGACGCGCTGAAGGGCCTCAATGCCAAGCTGCCGTCGGTGACCATACCCAAGCCGGCCAGCCAGTAA